In the genome of Abyssalbus ytuae, the window CAAAAAGAGTTCCCTACACTCAGAAAGGCTGCCGGAAAAATATTATACCGGTATCCGCGATAACAAAAATATTGAACGATTATACCCCAAAATTGAAAGACTATCCCCTAAACTGGATGAATTTATTAAATCTTCAGCCCAACTTGAAATTATATCCAAAGGATATGATTGGGCAGAAGGCCCTGTATGGATAGAAACCGAAAAAATGTTATTATGGTCGGATGTACCAAAAAACAGTATCTACAGCTGGAAAGAAGGTGAAGAAGCAAAACTATACTTAAAACCTTCAGGATATACAGGAAGCACTCCATTAGGAACACGGGAACCCGGATCTAACGGGTTATTATTATCTCCTGACGGAAAACTGGTGCTGTGCCAACATGGTGACAGAAGACTGGCCTATATGGATGCACCTGTGAAATCTCCACAACCTAAATTTATTTCCGTAGCCGATAAGTTTGAAGAAAAAAAGTTTAACAGCCCCAACGATGCGGTTTATGACAATATAGGAAATCTTTATTTTACCGATCCTCCATATGGATTAAAAACCCAGAATGATGAATCTCCTGAAAAAGAGATTGAATTTAACGGGGTCTATAAAGTAGATAAAGAAGGTAAAGTAACTGTTTTAATTGATAGTTTAACACGTCCTAACGGAATAGCCTTTAATACTGACTATACAAGATGTTATGTATCCAATTCCGATCCTCAAAAAGCATATTGGGCAGTTTATGATGTAACCCCCGATAAAACATTTGCCAACGGAAAAATTTTCTTTGACGCCACCAATATGGTAAAACAAGGAAAAAAAGGACTTCCCGACGGGCTTAAGGTAGACGATATAGGAACACTTTATGCCACAGGCCCCGGTGGGATACTGGTATTAACAACCTATGGCGAACATATAGGAACTATCAACACACAGCATGCTACTGCCAATTGCGGGTTTAATGCAGATAAATCGGTACTTTATATAACTGCCGATAATTATATTATGAGGTTAAAATTACTTTAGCTTCTATCCTTAATACTGCAGGTAGTCCCGATGAAACGGGATCATATTTCCTGCCAAAACGATACTGTAGAACCGGATACAAATAACGGAACGCGACTATAGACTTGGCCTGAACGGGACACAAACATAAACAAGGCACACCCCGGCCGATTAGTCAGATTGGTGTTATTTATTGTTCGCATCTTTTATCCAGCCGTTTATAGTGTCGGCAATATGTTTAAAATTGGTATCTTTAAACTGCACCATGGCAATATGGTAGTTTACCAGGTTGTTTATGGTATCGAGCAATTGTGGTTTAAGGATTGTGGCCGATTGGGTACTTTCCTTACGAGTTTCGACAGCCTGGTCGTAGACAATTTTCTTTGCTTCAAACGTATGCTGTGCCTCAGTAAGCTCACTAATAGTATGCGCTACATGCGCAAGTGCCGAAATATCGGTTACTGCTTCGGGGGTAGCAAGATCTAATAGCAGCGATGCTATTTTTCCACTTTCGGCATCATAGCGGTAGTCGGCAATTTCTAACCCATACTTATTAAATATAACAAGCAGCCTATGGGCAGGTTCACTTATTTCTTCTATTGTAAGGCTGGCATAGCCTTTTAAAATGTGGCTTAAGTTGCTCAGGGCCTTATCGCGTACGGCATCCAGATCGGCCAGTTCGGATTCTATATGATCCCTGTCCATGGCTACTGTAAACGCTTTAGTTAGCGCCTGCAAATCGGGCATAATTTGTGCATATTCCGTATAAGGTGTAAGATCCTGCCCTTCGAGAAACTCAACTATACGGTTACTAACACCACTTAGGCCGGCAATACGAATGTTTCTACTTAATTTTAAATACCTTGTCATAACAATTTTAAAATTTAAAAAGGGTATGGAACCAATATTCCTTCCCTATGGTTATTAATTCCTATTTAAGTTTACGGGAAATTCCCGTAGCTTATTTTCTTTTCCGGATGGCTTACAAACAAAACTTTATTGCTCATTTTGTTCTCCGGATGGCTTGCAAACAAAACTTTATTGCCCATTTTGTTCTCCGGATGGCTTACGGGAAATCCCCGCAGCCCGTTTTCCTTTCCAATTCCCAAAACAGGATATTTCTATATAGTCGGTGGCAGGCAGTAAGTTCTCAATTGGAAGAGTTCTGTTACAATCGCCTGGTTGATGTTAATACCCTTTACAAGGGCATTAAATTCTTCCTGGTTTTTAGCCATTTTTTATGGTGACAGGGTTATAAATTAAATTTGTTTTTCTATAGTCTGTTTTTTAGAATTCTCTGCCATGTTTTATATTATTTAGAGTTGTTATTTCTCTTTACCGCGAGAGAATATTTTTAGTTTATTATAGCCGCAAATAAAGGGGAAGTTGGGCATGGATGTTATTGAAAAGTAATAAGTGGAACTTTTGAAGATATAACTGTTTCCAATATCGGTAATTTTAATTAGTTTATTGCTATTTTCATAACCGGTAGAACGGGAAGAATTGCATAAAAAACCACAACCCTAAAGTTGTGGGTTTTTTACTTTATTTTTCCGATAAGCAGAGAGACTTTGCAGAGCGGGGACTTTGCAGAGCGGGGGATAAAATAGCACTCTTTAAAATTATTGATGCTTACATACGTAATTTTAAAACTAAAGAAGCTTACGCATAAAAATACCTCCAAATAGTGTCTAACTTTTTGGGGGCATATCAAAGGTCGTTTAAATTAATTTACGTATTGTATGTTAGTTACTTTCCATCTATCTTTTATTTTGTCAAGAGAATAGATGATTTCTTTAATATGACTATCTTGGTTAATTGCTGCAAATTTTACTTTAGCATTTGAAACATCAATTGTTTCAGTAATGTTGTAATTAAAATATTTGAACTGATTCGTAAATTTTTTATTATCCCCTAGATTATAAAAAAAAGTAACCATCTCTTTCCATTCCTCTTGTGGACTTTTTTTAGATTCAGGATTTTCTCCAAAGACCTTTTCCACATCAATATATTTCTTGGCTTCATCAAAATTTAATAGTGCTTCTGATGATTGCAATTTTATAACTGTTACTATTGGAGTGTCTTTCATATTGTTATCTTGTCCGTTGCAACTTACAGATAATACTACTAAAAGAATCATTATCAAGTTCTTCATAATTTAATTTTTTCCAAAATATTCTAAATAAGGCTTTGCCTGTACATTTGCTGGCCCTTTAACTTTTTTAGCATTTTTAGCCTTTAATGCTGCATTATATAAATTATTTGGTGCTACAACATCTGTTGCTTTATAGCCAAGTCTTCTTAATATCCACCCTGGTGTTATCCTTTGTTTTGCATCAATTTGGTTGTTACCTCCAGTTGCTATATTTGCCATTCTTTGGGTAAATGTTGAACAGTTATTATCACAGGCATTGTACTTCTTTCTATTGCTTATCTCTGTATTTGCAGCCTTTTTTGCAGCTTCATCATCAGCAGCCAAAGTAGATATCTGTACAATTCCATCGGCTGACCTGCCTTCTGTATGCACATTTCCATTTACTTGGGTAAGTTACATCTGTATTGGTTAAATCACTTAAACTATTTATCTGAATACCCTCTGAATATCCTGGGCTAACATCATCTTGCATTTCAGTTTTGCCAACAGGGTCTTTAGGCCATAAATCATAATATGTGTATGTGCCATCTGCAACTTGTTCTGTAACCACATTCCCGTTCGCATCCAACACATCATTTCCATTGGCATCCTTTTTATTTTGAGTTTTGTAATTATCTATAGCTATTCCCGCATGGCCAGTTTCTCCTCCATTCTTATCAGTTGAAAACCAGATTAAAATATAGATATCATTCCCATCAGGGTCAATAACGTTTACAGGATTATTAATCGCATAGTTATAAGGCAAGTAATCAAAATAACTGTCAGCGTGATTATCAATATTCATCCATCTCATCAATGCAGGATCATAGTTCCTTGCTCCAAAATCAAGTGTGTTCAAACCAAGCTCATTGTTCTCTTCCTTGCCATTGAAGCCATAGGGATGGTAAGTCCCGTTAACCACCGTATTATATCCTTGATGTTGCAAACCGCCAGGATAATAGTTTTTCTCGTCAAGGATTTCGGTCGATGCGTCGATAGCCCCATTGTTGTCAAGGTCTGCGTAGGACAGTCTAACGTTCCCCAAATGATCTTTATACTGATAAACATAATCATAACCACCATTGTTGTCGGACATTACATACCCTTCCGGATGGTTAAAAAACTGCAACTGGGCATTTCCAGTTGCTCCCTGGTAGATATAATTACCCGCGTATAAAGTTTCTGTTCCTGTGCTTACCACTTTCTTTTGTTTTACCCCATCGGCACTATAAATATACTGAATACTCCCGGATGCAAAACTTACCTGCGTAGGTAAATTTAAGTGGTTATAGGCAATATTGGTAATACCTTTATTGGCATCGGATATCAAGTTGCCATTTTCGTCGTACGTATAATCATTACCGGTATTGGTGCCATCTTTAAAGCTGTAGATAGTATTTACTGTTTTATTATGAGCAGGAAGCTTACAGCTTATTGCTTTTTTACCTTGGATAGGGAAGTACAGAAAAAATACCTGTGCAGGCACAGTATTTTTTCTGTAGTGACCGGAAGGGCTGGCCGTTAAAAAGCAATGTGCTGTAGTTGTGGCTTTTTTACTTTATTTTTTCGCTAAGCCGGGAGACTTAGCGGAGCGGGGTGGTTCTGTATGTTAATTTTAGAGATTAAAACATTTCTTTAAAACTGTTTCTTTTTTGCTCATACTCCAAAAACTCTTTTTCATTAATTCCTAATAAAAGAGAACAAAACTCTACATATTTATCGTCAATGTTTTCTTTAGAAAAGTGTATCACAAAATCGTGAGTAATAGGATTTTCTAAATCCTCTATTTTTAGCTTTGAATAACGTTTAATAGATTTAGGGTACATTTTCCTAAAATCAGCATATTGATTATAAAAATAATTAGCTAACTCACTACTTAACTTTTCAATATATTCTAAAGAAAATTTCTCTTGATTTTTTTCGGAGTAATACTCTTTAATTTTTTCGTAAAAATCTTCCTTGGAATCAATATCTGTATTTTGATATTTAAATATCATTTTTAAAAATCTTAAAAGGTTTAATCTACCCAATTATACTTAATCTTTACTTTGTTCTGTAATAAAATAGGTTTTTCAAAGACATTCCAAATACTAGTAGGATTATTTACTGCACTTCTTGTCAAAAACACATTTGCAGTTCCTCCTTTCGGAACAGTTCTCGCTAACGCAGAAGATAATCTTCCCCAAAACTTGTATGCTTGCGAACCTGGTTTATAAACCATATCAGCTGTTAATGCTGCTAAATTTTGTCCTGCTCTAGTTTGTCCTATAACACGATAACCTGCATTAATCGCTGCTTGTTGAGTCCCTTTTCCCGACCAAAAAGCAAACCTTGATACTTTACTACTTTGTAATAATTTAAATGCAACTCCCGGAGCAAAAAATGGGGAATCAAATCCCATTGGTTGTGCATATCCAGAAGCCATAAACCTTTTATGTCTCTCTCTAGCATTTCCTATTGAAGTAGCATAAGCAGCTAACATAACAGACAATTCGTCGTTAGCATTATTGTTAAACCATTCCATACTACCTGCTGAAACATATCCATAAGACATTTCAGTTGCTATACCTTCTAATATTTCTGCATATTTTTCTTGAGAGTACCAACCAGCTTCTGAACCATTTAAACCGCCTGAATGATAATATTCTTTTCTGGTTTTATGAGGTGCCATTCCTGCTCTAGGAATAGCTACCATTTCTGCTCTTGTAGCACCTTCTTGCGGACAATCATCACAAGAAGTCGTATTTCCATTCCCATCTGAAAAAGTACCATTTCCGTCGTTTGTCCAAGTTGTACCACTAGAAGACCTGTTAAACAAATCCATTATAAAAGATTGGGAATCAGCTCCACTTGGGTCAGCAAAATAAATAGGGTTATTATCAAAGGCATTATAAGGAGACTTATTGTGGTGGGTAACAGGGTCAAGGACATTAAACCTTGCAATAGTAGGGTCATATTGTCTAAAATCCATTTCAAGAATATTTAAACCTAATGCTTCTTCTCTCTCAACACCTTGATAAGTATGATACTTATTTTCTGTTCCGTTTACAACATTATTGTACCCTTTATGTTTTAACCCAAAAAGATAATAATTATTTTCCTCTATGATCTCTGCATTCGCAGAGATGACACCGTTGCCATCAGAATCTGAGTAGGATAATCGTATGTTTCCTAAGTGGTCTTTGTATTGATATACATAAGCCCCCTCCAACTCCCCCGACGGGGGAGTGTCCATTACATCAAAATACCCTTCAGGATGGAAAAACATTTTCAAAGAACCATTTTCGTAAATATAGTTGCCGGCATAGTCAGTTGTAGTAGTGATGCTGGTATTATTATCCACTGCTATTTTCCTTAATTTCATCCCGGC includes:
- a CDS encoding RHS repeat domain-containing protein; the protein is MPAQVFFLYFPIQGKKAISCKLPAHNKTVNTIYSFKDGTNTGNDYTYDENGNLISDANKGITNIAYNHLNLPTQVSFASGSIQYIYSADGVKQKKVVSTGTETLYAGNYIYQGATGNAQLQFFNHPEGYVMSDNNGGYDYVYQYKDHLGNVRLSYADLDNNGAIDASTEILDEKNYYPGGLQHQGYNTVVNGTYHPYGFNGKEENNELGLNTLDFGARNYDPALMRWMNIDNHADSYFDYLPYNYAINNPVNVIDPDGNDIYILIWFSTDKNGGETGHAGIAIDNYKTQNKKDANGNDVLDANGNVVTEQVADGTYTYYDLWPKDPVGKTEMQDDVSPGYSEGIQINSLSDLTNTDVTYPSKWKCAYRRQVSRWNCTDIYFGC
- a CDS encoding DUF6261 family protein, with the translated sequence MTRYLKLSRNIRIAGLSGVSNRIVEFLEGQDLTPYTEYAQIMPDLQALTKAFTVAMDRDHIESELADLDAVRDKALSNLSHILKGYASLTIEEISEPAHRLLVIFNKYGLEIADYRYDAESGKIASLLLDLATPEAVTDISALAHVAHTISELTEAQHTFEAKKIVYDQAVETRKESTQSATILKPQLLDTINNLVNYHIAMVQFKDTNFKHIADTINGWIKDANNK
- a CDS encoding SMP-30/gluconolactonase/LRE family protein: MKKIILLCLAFLIFSFKESKKSSLHSERLPEKYYTGIRDNKNIERLYPKIERLSPKLDEFIKSSAQLEIISKGYDWAEGPVWIETEKMLLWSDVPKNSIYSWKEGEEAKLYLKPSGYTGSTPLGTREPGSNGLLLSPDGKLVLCQHGDRRLAYMDAPVKSPQPKFISVADKFEEKKFNSPNDAVYDNIGNLYFTDPPYGLKTQNDESPEKEIEFNGVYKVDKEGKVTVLIDSLTRPNGIAFNTDYTRCYVSNSDPQKAYWAVYDVTPDKTFANGKIFFDATNMVKQGKKGLPDGLKVDDIGTLYATGPGGILVLTTYGEHIGTINTQHATANCGFNADKSVLYITADNYIMRLKLL
- a CDS encoding DUF4105 domain-containing protein, coding for MAADDEAAKKAANTEISNRKKYNACDNNCSTFTQRMANIATGGNNQIDAKQRITPGWILRRLGYKATDVVAPNNLYNAALKAKNAKKVKGPANVQAKPYLEYFGKN